One window of Pseudomonas urmiensis genomic DNA carries:
- the selB gene encoding selenocysteine-specific translation elongation factor, with amino-acid sequence MIVGTAGHIDHGKTALLQALTGQAGDQRQEERARGMTIDLGYRYAALADGAPLTGFIDVPGHERFIHNMLAGAQGIDLVLLVVAADDGVMPQTREHLAIIELLGIPLALVAITKCDRVEPQRVHEVQAQVAALLAPGPYAQAQQFLVSSISGAGIAELRQALQAAQVRVSQRSIQGGFRLAVDRAFSIAGAGIVVTGTALAGRVSAGDTLLLGKSAKAVRVRGLHAQNQPALVAEAGQRVALNIAGERLALEQIHRGDWLVADWLHAPSVRVDIELFLLPGETRPFEHFSPVHVHLGTQDVTARVALLEGEQLRPGQRMFAQLQLNAPLQAVQGDRLVLRDQRAQRTLGGGRVLDPFAPSRQRRSELRLRQLAVLRDAEDVEQALPALLDAAPAGLDPQRLERQFNRRRDSWCLPEAVQVIATRQGPLLFAKAQWQALKQHVREQLARFHEQEPDQLGPDRDRLRRFVALPLERAAFVSLLEELLSEGAIASSGPWLHLPDHQVQLSAADAALWAQLEPLLLNGEFDPPWVRTLAQAEQREEAEVRLLLRKLARLGLVHQVVRDLFYPQATLRRMADLLLQHSAGNPIVQVAAFRDRLGIGRKRSVQILEYFDRIGLTRRVGDQRQIRLDSGLAQQQNGH; translated from the coding sequence GTGATCGTCGGCACCGCCGGGCATATCGACCACGGCAAGACCGCGCTGCTTCAAGCCCTGACCGGCCAGGCGGGCGATCAGCGCCAGGAAGAGCGCGCCCGGGGCATGACCATCGACCTGGGCTACCGCTATGCGGCGTTGGCCGACGGTGCGCCACTGACCGGCTTCATCGATGTGCCGGGACATGAGCGATTTATCCACAACATGCTTGCCGGCGCCCAGGGCATCGACCTGGTGTTGCTGGTGGTCGCTGCCGACGATGGGGTCATGCCACAGACCCGCGAGCACCTGGCGATCATCGAACTGCTCGGCATTCCCCTGGCGCTGGTGGCAATTACCAAGTGCGACCGAGTCGAGCCACAGCGGGTGCATGAGGTACAGGCACAGGTGGCAGCGCTGCTGGCGCCGGGGCCTTATGCCCAAGCGCAGCAATTTCTCGTCTCCAGCATCAGCGGCGCAGGCATTGCTGAATTGCGCCAGGCCCTGCAAGCGGCGCAGGTAAGGGTCAGCCAACGCAGTATCCAGGGCGGTTTTCGCCTGGCGGTGGACCGGGCGTTCTCCATTGCCGGGGCCGGGATCGTGGTGACCGGCACGGCGCTGGCCGGGCGGGTCAGCGCGGGCGATACCCTGTTGCTCGGCAAGTCGGCCAAAGCGGTGCGAGTGCGTGGCCTGCATGCGCAGAATCAGCCCGCGTTGGTTGCCGAGGCTGGCCAGCGGGTGGCGTTGAACATCGCCGGCGAGCGTCTGGCCCTGGAGCAGATCCATCGCGGCGACTGGCTGGTGGCCGACTGGCTGCATGCACCGAGCGTACGGGTGGATATCGAACTTTTCCTGCTGCCGGGTGAGACGCGGCCGTTCGAGCATTTCAGCCCGGTGCATGTGCACCTCGGCACCCAGGACGTCACTGCGCGGGTGGCCTTGCTGGAGGGCGAGCAGCTACGGCCTGGGCAGCGCATGTTCGCCCAGTTACAGCTCAATGCGCCGTTGCAGGCGGTGCAGGGTGATCGTCTGGTACTGCGCGACCAGCGTGCGCAGCGGACTCTTGGCGGGGGCCGCGTGCTCGATCCTTTCGCGCCGAGCCGGCAGCGGCGCAGTGAGCTGCGCCTGCGTCAGCTGGCCGTATTGCGCGATGCCGAGGACGTGGAGCAAGCCTTGCCGGCACTGCTCGATGCAGCGCCCGCAGGCCTCGATCCGCAGCGGCTGGAACGCCAGTTCAATCGTCGACGTGACAGCTGGTGCTTGCCTGAGGCGGTGCAGGTGATCGCTACCCGGCAAGGGCCACTGCTGTTCGCCAAGGCCCAGTGGCAAGCATTGAAACAGCACGTGCGGGAGCAGTTGGCGCGGTTTCATGAGCAAGAGCCCGACCAATTGGGCCCCGACCGGGATCGCCTGCGCCGTTTCGTCGCCTTGCCGTTGGAGCGAGCGGCCTTCGTCAGTCTGCTCGAAGAGTTGTTGAGCGAGGGTGCCATCGCCAGCAGTGGGCCGTGGCTGCACTTGCCGGATCACCAAGTGCAACTGAGCGCGGCGGATGCGGCGTTGTGGGCGCAGCTGGAGCCGCTGTTGCTCAACGGTGAGTTCGATCCGCCCTGGGTCAGGACGCTCGCGCAAGCCGAGCAGCGCGAAGAGGCCGAGGTGCGCTTGCTATTGCGCAAGCTGGCGAGGTTGGGCCTGGTACATCAGGTGGTGCGCGATCTGTTCTATCCTCAGGCGACGCTGCGGCGCATGGCCGACCTGCTGTTGCAGCATTCGGCGGGGAATCCTATTGTGCAGGTGGCAGCGTTTCGCGACAGGTTGGGTATTGGTCGCAAGCGCAGTGTGCAGATACTGGAATATTTCGATCGGATTGGCCTGACCCGCCGGGTTGGCGATCAGCGTCAGATTCGTCTCGATAGCGGCTTGGCCCAGCAGCAGAACGGGCACTGA
- a CDS encoding asparaginase — protein MRAVKNLLVLYTGGTIGMLETAEGLAPAGGFEARMREHLAQRSDAPQLQWTLREMNPLLDSANMQQANWLAMRDAIVEAVERNGHDGVLVLHGTDTLAYSAAALSFLLLGLPTPVLLTGSMLPAGAPDSDAWDNLIGALRLFESGLEEGVQLYFHGQLLHGCRASKLRSEAFDAFAALPRHRDGERAEATPAVLDYRQPRQPVKLAVLPVFPGLQAEHLRGLLDSGVQGLVLECYGSGTGPSDDQALLDALHDARQGGVMIVAISQCPIGSVVFDTYAAGSRLRDTGLVSGGGMTREAALGKLFGLLGAGLDVQAAEHWFALDLCGERA, from the coding sequence ATGCGTGCAGTCAAGAATCTTCTGGTCCTCTACACCGGTGGCACCATCGGCATGCTCGAGACCGCCGAGGGCCTGGCCCCGGCTGGTGGTTTCGAGGCGCGGATGCGTGAGCACCTGGCCCAGCGCAGCGATGCGCCGCAGTTGCAGTGGACCCTGCGTGAAATGAACCCGCTGCTCGACAGCGCCAACATGCAGCAAGCCAACTGGCTGGCGATGCGCGACGCCATCGTCGAAGCGGTGGAGCGCAATGGCCATGACGGCGTGCTGGTGCTGCATGGCACCGACACCCTGGCCTATAGCGCGGCGGCGCTGTCGTTTTTGTTGCTTGGCCTGCCCACGCCGGTGCTACTGACCGGCTCGATGTTGCCCGCAGGCGCCCCCGACAGCGATGCCTGGGACAACCTGATCGGCGCGCTGCGCCTGTTTGAAAGCGGTCTGGAAGAGGGTGTGCAGCTGTACTTCCACGGTCAGCTGCTCCATGGCTGCCGCGCCTCCAAGCTGCGCAGCGAGGCGTTCGATGCGTTTGCCGCCCTGCCCCGTCATCGTGATGGCGAGCGGGCCGAGGCGACTCCGGCGGTGCTGGATTATCGCCAGCCGCGCCAGCCGGTGAAGCTGGCCGTGCTGCCGGTGTTTCCGGGGTTGCAGGCCGAGCATCTGCGTGGGCTGCTCGACAGCGGCGTGCAGGGGCTGGTGTTGGAGTGCTATGGCAGCGGCACTGGGCCTTCGGATGATCAGGCATTGCTCGATGCGCTGCATGACGCACGTCAGGGCGGGGTGATGATCGTTGCAATCAGCCAGTGTCCGATCGGCTCGGTGGTGTTCGATACCTATGCGGCTGGTAGCCGGCTGCGTGATACCGGCTTGGTCAGCGGTGGCGGCATGACCCGAGAGGCAGCGCTGGGCAAGTTGTTCGGGCTGCTCGGGGCCGGCTTGGATGTGCAGGCGGCGGAGCATTGGTTTGCCCTGGACCTGTGCGGCGAGCGGGCTTGA
- a CDS encoding alanine/glycine:cation symporter family protein yields the protein MLEALNDFLSGKLLIVLIVGLGSYFTIRSRFVQFRHFGHMFGVFKESLRGQAGQLSSFQALMLSLAGRVGAGNIAGVGIAVTLGGPGAVFWMWVTALVGMSSSFFECTLAQVYKRADGDGLYRGGPAYYILHGLKRKNMAIVFSILLLVTYGFAFIGLQSYTVTHSLQNAFAFDPKHTGIVLAVLLALTFIGGIKRIAAVSDLLVPIKTLAYIGVTLYVIGTQIEHVPAMLETIFKSAFGLDPAFAGLLGSAIVMGVKRGVFANEAGLGSAPNVAAVAAVKHPGAQGVVQAFSVFLDTFVICTCTALLILLSGFYTPGFEGDGIVLTQNSLAAVVGDWGRLFVSVALSLFVFTCILYNYYLGENSLQFLSRNRFVLLGFRGLVLALVVWGSMQDLSTVFAFADITMTCLAFVNLIALALLFKIGLRVMRDYDAQRKAGIKQPVFDSSKFPDLDLDRAAWPVPAQAETTADNAVGQAQTQH from the coding sequence ATGCTCGAAGCACTTAACGATTTCCTGTCCGGGAAACTGCTCATCGTCCTGATCGTCGGGCTCGGTAGCTACTTCACCATCCGTTCGCGGTTCGTCCAATTCCGCCACTTCGGCCACATGTTCGGTGTGTTCAAGGAATCCCTGCGCGGCCAGGCTGGGCAACTGAGCTCGTTCCAGGCGCTGATGCTTAGCCTCGCCGGTCGCGTTGGCGCCGGTAACATCGCCGGTGTCGGCATCGCGGTGACCCTCGGCGGACCCGGTGCGGTGTTCTGGATGTGGGTGACCGCGCTGGTGGGCATGTCCAGCAGCTTCTTCGAGTGCACCCTGGCCCAGGTCTACAAGCGCGCCGATGGCGATGGCCTGTATCGCGGCGGCCCGGCGTACTACATCCTGCATGGCCTGAAGCGCAAGAACATGGCCATCGTGTTCTCGATCCTGCTGCTGGTCACCTACGGCTTCGCCTTCATCGGCCTGCAGTCGTACACCGTGACCCATTCGCTGCAGAACGCCTTTGCCTTCGATCCGAAACACACCGGTATCGTCCTCGCCGTGCTGCTGGCCCTGACCTTCATCGGCGGCATCAAGCGCATCGCCGCGGTGTCGGACTTGCTGGTACCGATCAAGACCCTGGCCTACATCGGCGTAACCCTGTACGTGATCGGCACTCAGATCGAACACGTGCCGGCCATGCTGGAAACCATCTTCAAGAGCGCGTTCGGCCTTGATCCTGCGTTTGCCGGCCTGCTCGGCAGCGCAATCGTCATGGGCGTGAAGCGTGGCGTATTCGCCAACGAAGCGGGCTTGGGCAGCGCACCTAACGTGGCGGCCGTCGCTGCCGTGAAGCACCCTGGCGCGCAAGGCGTGGTCCAGGCCTTCAGCGTGTTCCTCGACACCTTCGTGATCTGCACCTGCACCGCACTGCTGATCCTGCTGTCGGGCTTCTACACCCCGGGTTTCGAAGGTGACGGCATCGTCCTGACCCAGAACTCGCTGGCCGCCGTGGTCGGTGACTGGGGCCGCCTGTTCGTCAGCGTCGCGCTGTCGCTGTTCGTCTTCACCTGCATCCTCTACAACTACTACCTGGGTGAGAACAGCCTGCAGTTCCTCAGCCGCAATCGCTTTGTGCTTCTGGGCTTCCGTGGCCTGGTTCTGGCGTTGGTGGTGTGGGGTTCGATGCAGGACTTGTCGACCGTATTCGCCTTCGCCGATATCACCATGACCTGCCTGGCCTTCGTCAACCTGATCGCCCTGGCCCTGCTGTTCAAGATCGGCCTGCGAGTGATGCGCGACTACGACGCCCAGCGCAAGGCCGGGATCAAGCAGCCGGTGTTCGACTCCAGCAAGTTCCCCGATCTGGACCTGGATCGCGCCGCCTGGCCTGTACCCGCCCAGGCTGAAACAACCGCTGACAACGCAGTCGGCCAAGCGCAGACTCAGCACTGA